In a single window of the Dinghuibacter silviterrae genome:
- a CDS encoding DUF3108 domain-containing protein: MTLLAKLRPLAMVLLVAAPAAARAQHVDTVKHLSTAYLKPGLRQYFIYMQDTASKKTLVFWYWLRRVDLETRDGVPVFHISQHWYGQDTAMYREVYSVNKVADFAPVYHEEIKRGKVFAYNWDDQGIKGADTVWGNTAHDFSLAFTRPNLNWNLDIETFEMLPLAEGRAFAINFYDAGLDPPQYVVYSVKGSEVIQTLGGAEVDCWKLVTEGHVKDMHYTETYWISKKKHEFLKEEDHYGASFRLKILMPVATPDPLSHT; this comes from the coding sequence ATGACGCTTCTTGCAAAACTTCGCCCGTTGGCCATGGTGCTCCTCGTTGCGGCGCCGGCCGCGGCGCGCGCACAGCACGTCGACACCGTTAAACACCTGTCTACCGCTTATTTGAAGCCTGGTCTCCGGCAGTACTTCATCTATATGCAGGATACCGCCAGCAAAAAGACCCTCGTATTCTGGTACTGGCTCCGCCGCGTCGACCTGGAAACCAGGGACGGGGTGCCCGTTTTCCATATCAGTCAGCACTGGTACGGCCAGGACACGGCCATGTACCGTGAGGTATACTCTGTGAACAAGGTTGCTGACTTTGCCCCCGTCTATCACGAAGAGATCAAAAGGGGAAAGGTCTTTGCCTATAACTGGGACGATCAGGGGATCAAGGGCGCCGATACCGTATGGGGCAACACCGCTCACGATTTTTCCCTGGCCTTCACCCGGCCGAACCTTAACTGGAACCTCGACATCGAGACCTTTGAAATGCTTCCGCTGGCCGAAGGGCGAGCCTTTGCCATCAACTTCTACGACGCCGGCCTCGACCCACCCCAATATGTCGTATACAGCGTCAAGGGAAGCGAAGTCATCCAAACCCTCGGCGGCGCCGAGGTCGACTGCTGGAAGCTCGTGACCGAGGGTCACGTCAAGGATATGCACTACACCGAAACTTACTGGATCAGCAAAAAGAAACATGAGTTCCTCAAAGAGGAGGACCACTATGGCGCGAGCTTCCGTCTTAAAATCCTCATGCCCGTGGCGACCCCGGATCCTTTGAGCCATACGTAG
- a CDS encoding LytR/AlgR family response regulator transcription factor, which produces MQLSCIIIDDEPNAVDLLEMFIRQATGWTLCHKCYDALEAMTVLKQQHADFVFLDINMPQLSGMELAALLPPDTRIVFTTAYSEYALDSYNFPTIDYLLKPITLKRFLAAQQKVEEYFTTHRPGETVATGGTPTPGDYFFVKSGKELRRILLDDILYFEGEKEYVRLVTGKEQMLIYRRLKDIDDQLSLPFVRVHNSFIINLRQLQKIQDNHVYIGTKQIPISEKYRDAFMGVIQNKLF; this is translated from the coding sequence ATGCAACTAAGCTGTATCATTATCGACGACGAACCCAACGCGGTGGACCTCCTGGAGATGTTTATCCGCCAGGCCACGGGATGGACCCTTTGCCACAAATGCTATGACGCCCTGGAAGCCATGACGGTCCTGAAACAGCAACACGCGGACTTCGTTTTCCTTGACATCAATATGCCCCAGCTCAGCGGGATGGAGCTGGCGGCGCTGTTGCCGCCGGACACCCGGATCGTTTTTACGACCGCCTATTCGGAATACGCCCTGGACAGTTACAATTTCCCCACCATCGACTACCTGCTCAAACCCATTACGCTCAAACGCTTCCTGGCGGCCCAGCAAAAGGTGGAAGAGTATTTCACCACCCACCGGCCGGGGGAAACCGTGGCCACGGGCGGAACACCCACACCGGGTGACTATTTCTTTGTCAAGTCGGGGAAGGAACTGCGCAGGATTTTGCTGGACGACATCCTGTACTTCGAGGGAGAAAAGGAGTACGTGCGCCTGGTGACCGGAAAGGAGCAAATGCTCATCTACCGGCGGTTGAAGGATATCGACGACCAACTGTCGCTGCCCTTCGTACGGGTACACAATTCTTTTATCATAAACCTGCGTCAGCTACAGAAGATACAGGACAACCACGTCTATATCGGCACCAAACAGATCCCGATCAGCGAGAAGTACCGGGACGCCTTCATGGGGGTGATACAGAACAAGCTGTTTTAG
- a CDS encoding DUF3052 family protein, translated as MPAGYSNTPLLKKLGLKEGFQVRLFHPPAFYKALMPQEAPRDAIELDFIHLFTNARTELEELLPVCKKALAMNGMLWISWYKKAAGKPTELNETLVREAGLGIGLVDVKVCAVDEDWSGLKFVFRLKDRVS; from the coding sequence ATGCCCGCCGGTTACTCCAACACGCCCCTCCTCAAAAAACTCGGTCTGAAGGAAGGTTTTCAGGTCCGGCTCTTCCATCCTCCGGCGTTCTATAAGGCGCTGATGCCGCAGGAGGCGCCCCGCGACGCCATCGAACTTGATTTTATCCACCTGTTCACGAATGCCCGCACAGAATTGGAAGAGCTATTGCCCGTCTGCAAAAAGGCCCTCGCCATGAACGGGATGCTTTGGATCTCCTGGTATAAAAAGGCCGCGGGCAAACCCACGGAGCTGAACGAGACGCTCGTCCGCGAAGCGGGGCTGGGCATAGGGCTGGTGGACGTCAAGGTCTGCGCGGTCGATGAGGATTGGTCGGGGCTGAAGTTTGTGTTCCGGCTGAAGGACCGCGTAAGCTAA
- the msrA gene encoding peptide-methionine (S)-S-oxide reductase MsrA codes for MTTEKAILAGGCFWGVEELIRQLPGVISTTVGYTGGDVPNATYRNHGTHAEAIEILFDPAKITYRKLLEFFFQIHDPTTVNRQGNDVGTSYRSAIFYENAQQKDIAEKLIAELNAARMYPGPIVTEVVPATDFWVAEEYHQDYLQKYPNGYTCHYIRPSWALKQA; via the coding sequence ATGACCACCGAAAAAGCTATTCTCGCAGGCGGTTGTTTTTGGGGAGTGGAAGAGCTCATCCGTCAGCTTCCGGGCGTGATCTCCACCACGGTAGGCTATACGGGTGGGGACGTGCCCAACGCCACTTACCGCAACCATGGTACCCATGCCGAGGCCATCGAGATCCTATTCGATCCTGCGAAAATCACCTATCGAAAGTTGCTTGAATTCTTTTTCCAGATACACGACCCCACTACCGTGAACCGCCAGGGTAACGACGTGGGGACCTCTTATCGTTCGGCCATTTTTTATGAAAATGCGCAGCAAAAGGACATTGCGGAAAAGCTGATTGCCGAACTCAACGCGGCGCGTATGTATCCCGGCCCCATCGTGACCGAGGTCGTTCCCGCGACGGACTTTTGGGTGGCGGAAGAATATCACCAGGATTACCTGCAGAAGTACCCGAACGGGTATACCTGTCACTACATACGACCGAGCTGGGCGCTGAAACAGGCATAA
- a CDS encoding aminotransferase class V-fold PLP-dependent enzyme: MHKRTFVKGMALGLPLTGDALSRWVSRFEHRTPEALASEEDFWKGIRVDYRLTPDYINLENGYYNIIPEETLEALVRHIRDINYQGSHYMRTVQFDNKRAMAERVANLTGCSPEELVITRNTTESLDMIIGGIHWQAGDEAVMAEQDYGSMLRMFRQVADRYGVVNKIVSVPNLPASDDEIVSLYANALTPKTRLLMVSHMINITGQILPVRKICDMARARGVAVMVDGAHTVAHLKFAIPDLGCDYFGSSLHKWLAAPLGTGLLYVRKDRIPGVWPLLPEPDPTITGIGTLNHTGTLPVYTDLSVGAAIDYYLRLGADRKEARLRYLQQYWTVKVRNLPGVEVNTPADPARACGIANVGIKGMKPADLADTLMKRYKIYTVAIDGAGVHGCRITPNVFTLPSELDVLVAALSELGARAV, from the coding sequence ATGCACAAACGGACCTTTGTAAAAGGCATGGCACTGGGACTGCCCCTCACCGGCGACGCTTTGAGCCGCTGGGTCTCCCGTTTCGAGCACCGGACGCCCGAGGCCCTGGCCTCCGAAGAAGACTTCTGGAAGGGGATCCGGGTAGACTACCGGCTGACCCCCGATTATATCAACCTGGAAAACGGGTACTACAATATCATCCCGGAGGAAACACTCGAAGCGCTCGTCCGCCACATCCGGGACATCAACTACCAGGGGTCGCACTATATGCGGACCGTCCAGTTCGACAACAAACGGGCCATGGCCGAACGGGTGGCGAACCTGACCGGCTGTTCACCCGAGGAGCTCGTGATCACCCGCAATACGACCGAATCCCTGGATATGATCATCGGGGGTATCCACTGGCAGGCAGGGGATGAGGCCGTTATGGCCGAGCAGGACTATGGTTCCATGCTCCGGATGTTCCGCCAGGTCGCCGATCGTTACGGCGTCGTGAACAAGATCGTGTCCGTGCCAAACCTTCCGGCTTCGGACGACGAAATCGTGTCGCTGTATGCAAACGCCCTAACCCCAAAGACCCGCCTCCTCATGGTCTCCCACATGATCAACATCACCGGCCAGATCCTGCCGGTACGCAAGATCTGCGACATGGCCAGGGCCAGGGGCGTAGCGGTCATGGTGGACGGGGCCCACACGGTCGCCCACCTGAAATTCGCCATACCGGACCTCGGTTGTGACTATTTCGGGAGCAGCCTGCACAAATGGCTGGCCGCTCCCCTGGGAACCGGTTTGTTATATGTCCGGAAGGACCGTATCCCCGGCGTCTGGCCCCTGTTACCCGAACCTGACCCCACGATCACGGGCATCGGTACCCTGAACCATACCGGTACCTTGCCGGTATATACGGACCTTTCTGTCGGAGCAGCCATTGACTACTATCTCCGGCTCGGCGCCGACCGGAAAGAAGCCCGGCTGCGTTATCTCCAGCAATACTGGACGGTTAAGGTGAGAAACCTCCCCGGGGTCGAGGTGAATACGCCCGCCGACCCCGCCCGCGCGTGCGGCATCGCCAACGTGGGGATCAAGGGGATGAAACCCGCGGACCTGGCCGATACGCTGATGAAGCGGTATAAGATTTACACGGTCGCTATTGATGGGGCGGGGGTCCACGGTTGCCGGATCACACCCAACGTATTCACGCTGCCGTCGGAGCTCGATGTGCTCGTCGCGGCGCTGTCGGAGCTGGGGGCGCGTGCTGTTTGA
- a CDS encoding sensor histidine kinase: MKPFFERASTRTLQWLIWIFVCLIIFVTYVSEDGWRQSGTYAVLHCLFYATLIYTNILVLFPRLYVTGRRTWYFICVAALILGLGVIRGFVYWWVYNTYFAVQHDEMLMNTIYSCILSNIFIYILSLVFRIALAYFGLKKQAQEILLQKSQAELNLLKSQVQPHFLFNTLNNIYYESYRESPRTALLIERLSEIMRYFVDESPKQYVQLSTEIRFLENYMALEQIRIRYGVHIRFTKECDPETRVPPMLLMTFVENIFKHGIDKTSPLNSVDLVLSGDQNRLRFRTRNKLHRPPGTAPGSGFGIKNLRERLRILFGEDFELDTHVEGLYFVAFLSIPVPCN; encoded by the coding sequence ATGAAACCTTTTTTTGAACGGGCCTCTACGAGAACGCTGCAATGGCTGATATGGATCTTCGTTTGCCTGATCATTTTCGTCACCTATGTCTCTGAAGACGGCTGGCGGCAGTCGGGTACCTACGCGGTACTGCACTGTCTGTTTTATGCCACCCTGATCTATACCAACATCCTTGTCCTTTTCCCCCGGTTATACGTCACCGGTAGGAGGACCTGGTATTTCATCTGCGTCGCGGCCCTTATCCTCGGCCTGGGGGTCATCCGGGGTTTTGTATACTGGTGGGTGTACAACACTTATTTTGCCGTCCAGCATGACGAGATGCTGATGAATACAATCTACAGCTGTATCCTTTCCAATATTTTTATTTACATCCTCAGCCTGGTTTTCCGGATCGCGCTGGCTTATTTCGGTTTGAAAAAACAAGCCCAGGAGATCCTGCTGCAAAAAAGCCAGGCAGAGCTCAACCTGTTGAAATCCCAGGTACAACCGCACTTCCTTTTCAACACGCTCAACAACATTTATTATGAATCTTACCGGGAGTCGCCCCGGACCGCGCTACTCATCGAACGCTTGTCGGAGATCATGCGGTATTTCGTGGACGAAAGCCCCAAACAATACGTCCAGTTGTCCACGGAAATCCGTTTCCTGGAAAATTATATGGCCCTGGAACAAATCCGCATCCGCTACGGGGTGCACATCCGGTTCACCAAAGAGTGCGACCCGGAAACGAGGGTACCCCCGATGTTGCTGATGACCTTTGTCGAGAATATTTTTAAACACGGGATCGACAAAACGAGCCCGCTCAATTCGGTGGACCTGGTCTTGTCGGGCGACCAAAACCGTCTCCGCTTCCGGACCCGGAATAAGCTCCACCGGCCACCGGGTACGGCCCCCGGCAGCGGCTTTGGCATCAAGAACCTGAGGGAGCGCCTGCGGATTTTGTTCGGGGAGGATTTCGAATTGGACACACACGTAGAAGGGCTTTATTTTGTAGCTTTCTTATCGATACCTGTACCATGCAACTAA
- a CDS encoding type II toxin-antitoxin system HicA family toxin, with protein MSQAEKLVHRLLSLPKDFTWDELIKVLAYYGYVELKKGKTGGSRRKFVDGQKNVIILHKPHPGNIVKEYALKQVIEHLQEKKKNE; from the coding sequence ATGTCACAAGCGGAGAAATTGGTACACCGACTGCTATCTCTTCCCAAGGACTTCACCTGGGACGAACTCATTAAAGTCTTAGCCTATTATGGCTATGTCGAACTCAAAAAAGGCAAAACCGGCGGCTCCAGGCGCAAATTTGTGGATGGCCAAAAAAACGTCATTATCCTCCACAAGCCGCACCCCGGCAATATCGTTAAAGAATACGCGTTAAAACAGGTGATCGAACACTTGCAAGAAAAGAAGAAAAATGAATGA
- a CDS encoding Pr6Pr family membrane protein produces MLESYSLPAVLCRILLAIAGWVTLILQFFLIRSAGEAMGQTLGMTTGNFFSYFTILTNLLVAFSLSVALFYTRSGMGAFFSRASVQTAIAGCMLVVGGVYHLVLAKLWNPHGSQWAADVLLHTVLPLFYLVYWILFVPKGNLGLSAPLPWLLYPLVYLLYTLGRGALLGWYPYPFLNAGDLGYAMVLGNSAVLLGVFLVLFYVLTLADRAMGSKMHKP; encoded by the coding sequence ATGCTTGAATCCTATTCGTTGCCTGCCGTCCTCTGCCGGATCCTGCTCGCGATCGCAGGTTGGGTGACACTGATCCTTCAATTCTTCCTGATCCGTTCGGCCGGAGAAGCGATGGGTCAGACGCTGGGCATGACCACGGGCAACTTTTTTAGCTATTTTACCATACTCACCAACCTTCTCGTAGCCTTTAGCCTGAGCGTAGCCCTCTTTTATACCCGGTCGGGCATGGGTGCATTTTTCTCCAGGGCTTCCGTGCAAACCGCGATCGCCGGTTGTATGCTGGTCGTGGGGGGTGTTTATCATCTCGTCTTAGCCAAACTTTGGAACCCCCACGGGAGCCAGTGGGCGGCCGACGTCCTCCTGCATACCGTGCTCCCGCTCTTTTACCTGGTGTATTGGATCCTCTTCGTTCCCAAGGGTAACCTGGGGTTAAGCGCTCCTTTGCCCTGGCTGTTGTATCCCCTGGTATACCTGCTCTATACCCTTGGCAGGGGGGCACTTCTTGGCTGGTATCCCTATCCCTTTTTGAACGCCGGCGACCTCGGGTATGCCATGGTTCTCGGGAACAGCGCCGTTCTTTTGGGCGTATTTCTCGTTCTTTTTTATGTCCTTACCCTGGCAGACCGGGCGATGGGCAGCAAAATGCACAAGCCCTAA
- a CDS encoding peptidylprolyl isomerase, whose amino-acid sequence MRILLCGLFLCGLLSCRSSDPNKPHILIQTQAGDIEVELYPLQAPKTVKAFLSYVDSGLYKNGSFYRVLSEDNQPSGSGAVKMIQGGIWLTNHAKAVSLPGLPDEPTRQTHILHTDGVISLARTGPGTATTEFFICLGNQPGYDYGGENSPDSLGYTAFGKVVKGMDVVKAIYSDPENGQSLYPTVPIMSITRL is encoded by the coding sequence ATGCGTATTCTTCTTTGTGGTCTTTTTCTTTGCGGACTCCTGTCCTGCCGGTCTTCCGATCCTAACAAGCCCCATATCCTGATCCAGACCCAGGCGGGGGACATCGAGGTCGAGCTCTATCCCCTCCAGGCGCCGAAAACCGTCAAGGCGTTCCTGTCCTATGTCGATTCGGGGCTGTATAAGAATGGGTCATTCTATCGCGTACTCAGCGAGGATAACCAGCCGTCGGGTTCGGGCGCTGTCAAGATGATCCAAGGGGGCATCTGGCTGACCAATCACGCGAAGGCCGTATCGCTTCCCGGGTTGCCGGATGAACCGACACGGCAGACACATATCCTGCACACAGACGGGGTGATCTCCCTGGCGCGCACCGGGCCCGGTACGGCGACCACGGAGTTCTTTATTTGCCTGGGCAACCAGCCGGGGTATGACTATGGGGGAGAAAACAGTCCCGATAGCCTGGGGTACACCGCCTTCGGCAAAGTCGTCAAGGGGATGGACGTGGTAAAGGCCATCTATAGCGATCCGGAGAACGGGCAGTCGTTGTATCCAACGGTGCCGATAATGAGCATCACAAGACTTTAA
- a CDS encoding type II toxin-antitoxin system HicB family antitoxin: MNDILQYEGYYASVHFSSEDEVFYGKILGIDDLVNFEGASVKELKKAFHEAVDDYIETCKELGKEPNKTYKGTFNVRISTELHKAAAVYAAHNNVSLNDFVKTAIHFALMHQEDLGKGLYGR, encoded by the coding sequence ATGAATGACATTTTACAATACGAAGGTTACTACGCATCTGTGCACTTCAGTTCGGAAGACGAGGTGTTCTACGGAAAGATCCTTGGTATTGACGACCTCGTAAACTTTGAAGGAGCTTCGGTAAAAGAACTCAAAAAGGCTTTTCACGAGGCGGTAGACGACTATATAGAAACCTGCAAGGAATTGGGGAAAGAACCCAATAAAACTTATAAGGGCACCTTTAACGTCCGGATCTCAACGGAGCTGCATAAGGCGGCAGCGGTGTATGCCGCGCATAACAATGTTTCCCTGAACGACTTCGTCAAGACCGCCATCCATTTCGCGTTAATGCACCAGGAGGACCTGGGCAAAGGGTTGTACGGCCGCTAA
- a CDS encoding aldo/keto reductase — protein sequence MKYRTLGKTGEKLSALGLGCMGMNHGYGVADEKESIATLHRALELGINFWDTADIYADGANEELVSKVLVPNRDKIFIATKFGFRKIVAGDKSFPGQPGTIFDGSPAYMKTAVEANLKRLRVDVIDLYYAHRVDPNVPIEEMVGAMADLVREGKVRYLGLSEASAASLRKACAVHPIAALQSEYSILTRDLEADILPACRELGISLVPFSPLSRGLITNTLDVSGLGEGDFRKTLPRFQEEVRVNNENLAKGFAGLAAARGCTAAQLALAWVLAQGEDIIPIPGTKRRKYLEENAASADLVLSPADLKAVDDLLAAYPNTGNRYGEGAMKLVNN from the coding sequence ATGAAGTATAGAACTCTGGGAAAAACAGGAGAAAAGCTTTCCGCCCTCGGCCTCGGTTGCATGGGTATGAACCACGGCTATGGCGTTGCCGACGAAAAGGAGTCCATCGCCACCCTTCACCGCGCCCTCGAACTCGGCATCAATTTCTGGGATACCGCCGACATCTACGCCGACGGCGCCAACGAGGAGCTCGTCTCCAAGGTCCTGGTGCCCAACCGGGACAAGATCTTTATCGCGACCAAGTTTGGATTTCGCAAGATCGTGGCCGGTGACAAATCTTTTCCCGGCCAGCCGGGCACCATCTTCGACGGGTCACCCGCTTATATGAAAACAGCCGTTGAGGCCAACCTGAAGCGGTTACGCGTCGACGTGATCGATCTTTATTATGCCCACCGCGTCGATCCAAACGTTCCCATCGAAGAGATGGTGGGGGCCATGGCCGACCTCGTGCGGGAAGGCAAGGTCCGCTACCTCGGATTGTCCGAGGCGTCCGCGGCCTCGCTGCGCAAAGCATGCGCTGTCCATCCCATCGCCGCCCTGCAGTCCGAATATTCGATCCTGACCCGGGACCTCGAAGCCGATATCCTGCCTGCTTGCCGGGAACTGGGGATCAGCCTCGTCCCCTTTAGCCCCCTGTCCCGGGGTCTGATCACCAACACCCTGGACGTCAGCGGTCTGGGCGAGGGCGACTTCCGCAAAACCCTGCCCCGCTTCCAGGAGGAGGTCCGCGTCAACAACGAAAACCTGGCCAAGGGTTTTGCCGGGCTGGCCGCCGCCAGAGGCTGTACCGCCGCCCAACTGGCGCTGGCCTGGGTACTTGCCCAGGGGGAAGACATCATCCCTATACCCGGCACAAAGCGCCGCAAATACCTGGAAGAAAATGCCGCCTCCGCAGACCTCGTGCTCAGCCCGGCAGACCTCAAGGCCGTCGACGACCTCCTCGCCGCTTATCCCAATACCGGTAATCGGTATGGAGAAGGGGCTATGAAGCTCGTCAACAACTGA
- a CDS encoding serine hydrolase domain-containing protein: MLKYSLLLLSIIATVATAQVTPMDTIVQHAAADYAQKPWASLSIGVIKDGQVHTYNYGATGTTLYELGSITKTFTSLLLAQAVVDKKIKLTDDIRLYLKEKYPNLEYKGQPIQLIHLANLTSHLPNNIPDFTEAVKKVPPDSMYYAVIKINEGYGREDFLRDLHQVQLDTFPGLIPQHSNAAAQLMGFILENIYGDSYEHLVEKYILNPLQMTHTYVDIPADQAGLLAKCYNDNGTPMPYIALNSGPAAGIKSCIEDMTRYMAYQLEEKEAVVRLSHQVAWGNIQQLAVGLNWILNTNFDGQRKVSHDGTTFGFTSCSILYPERHFGVVIMANEMGHTSQGMLYGMADKIYNESFYTAAERASDGFGFSSSINLLLKGLQKRGFASAIDVARDLSKSHPGFALDDNELNNWAYSLLQKGKLKESLEIFKLNTSLHPDSWNDYDSEAEGYEDTGDTANAIKFYKRSLELNPNNTNAAEHLKKLQP, from the coding sequence ATGCTAAAGTATAGCCTTCTTCTGCTAAGTATCATTGCGACCGTCGCAACCGCCCAGGTCACCCCCATGGACACGATCGTCCAACACGCCGCCGCCGACTATGCGCAAAAGCCGTGGGCGAGCCTTTCGATCGGCGTGATCAAGGACGGACAAGTACATACCTACAACTATGGCGCGACGGGGACTACCCTTTACGAGCTCGGTTCCATCACCAAGACTTTTACCTCGCTTTTGCTGGCGCAAGCCGTCGTTGACAAAAAGATAAAGCTGACGGACGATATCCGGCTTTACCTGAAAGAAAAATACCCCAACCTGGAATACAAAGGGCAACCGATCCAGTTGATCCATCTGGCCAACCTCACTTCCCACCTTCCGAACAATATACCGGACTTTACGGAGGCGGTAAAAAAAGTGCCGCCCGACTCTATGTACTATGCGGTCATAAAAATCAATGAAGGCTATGGCCGGGAAGATTTCCTGAGGGACCTCCACCAGGTGCAGCTGGACACCTTTCCGGGGTTGATTCCGCAGCACTCCAACGCGGCGGCGCAGTTGATGGGTTTTATCCTGGAAAATATCTATGGGGACTCCTATGAGCACCTGGTGGAAAAATACATACTGAACCCGCTGCAGATGACGCATACCTATGTCGACATACCTGCCGACCAGGCGGGGCTTCTGGCAAAATGTTATAACGATAACGGCACACCCATGCCGTACATCGCACTCAACTCGGGTCCGGCTGCGGGGATAAAGTCTTGCATAGAGGACATGACGCGTTATATGGCGTACCAGCTCGAAGAAAAAGAGGCGGTGGTCCGCCTCTCCCACCAGGTGGCCTGGGGGAACATCCAACAGCTTGCGGTGGGGTTGAATTGGATCTTAAATACCAATTTCGACGGCCAAAGAAAGGTGAGCCATGACGGAACCACCTTTGGTTTTACCAGTTGTTCCATATTGTATCCCGAACGGCACTTCGGCGTGGTCATCATGGCGAACGAAATGGGCCATACCAGTCAGGGGATGTTGTATGGGATGGCGGATAAAATATACAACGAGAGCTTTTACACCGCGGCCGAACGAGCCTCGGACGGCTTTGGTTTCTCGTCCTCCATCAACCTCTTGCTAAAGGGGCTGCAAAAACGGGGTTTCGCCAGCGCGATAGACGTTGCCCGCGACCTTTCCAAAAGCCACCCGGGTTTTGCCCTGGACGACAACGAGCTCAATAACTGGGCGTATTCGTTGCTGCAAAAGGGGAAGCTGAAGGAGTCCCTGGAGATTTTCAAGCTCAATACTTCCCTGCACCCGGATAGCTGGAATGACTATGACAGTGAGGCGGAAGGGTACGAGGACACCGGGGACACGGCCAATGCCATCAAATTTTACAAACGGTCGCTGGAGCTTAACCCGAACAACACCAATGCAGCGGAGCACCTGAAGAAGCTGCAACCTTGA
- a CDS encoding S1/P1 nuclease, which translates to MKKAIFILALSCALLSWGVTGHRTCGRIAENHLTPAARAAIHDILGDESIADASTWADEVRSVPEFKNNGPWHYIDLPLGLSFDDFSTQVKGMTQPNAYWAVCKLENDLVSPHTSIEQKAVALKYIIHIVEDLHQPMHVSRAEDKGGNTIQLNYDGQGTNLHALWDSKLIDHGGLNDEQLAAQYDHIPSATIKEWQHASMIQWMWESYQITARLYTEVDQMKNRTVPDAYYDAHIPIVKERIQMAGIRLAGLLNQIFSGHFVAPAVPAVSVAAPAAAPASAASATAPAVVSAASGPYCDKVYGGRYFDNSGMTLLNLGGEYPNQKMTVVIRGEDRSKFKDAPETFYMGKQICVTGKQEMYKGRPEIVVTDPSQITVQ; encoded by the coding sequence ATGAAAAAAGCCATTTTCATTCTGGCGCTTTCCTGCGCGCTGTTGTCCTGGGGCGTCACCGGTCACCGTACGTGCGGCCGCATCGCCGAGAACCACCTGACCCCCGCCGCCCGGGCCGCCATCCATGACATCTTAGGTGACGAGTCCATCGCCGACGCCAGCACCTGGGCCGACGAGGTCCGTTCCGTGCCCGAGTTCAAAAACAACGGCCCCTGGCACTACATCGACCTGCCCCTGGGGTTGAGCTTTGACGACTTTTCCACCCAGGTCAAGGGCATGACCCAGCCCAACGCCTACTGGGCCGTGTGCAAACTGGAAAACGACCTTGTTTCCCCCCATACCTCCATTGAACAAAAGGCCGTGGCCCTCAAATACATCATCCACATCGTCGAAGACCTCCACCAGCCCATGCACGTCAGCCGCGCCGAAGACAAGGGTGGCAACACCATCCAGCTCAACTACGACGGCCAGGGGACAAACCTCCACGCCCTCTGGGACTCCAAACTCATCGACCACGGCGGGCTCAACGACGAACAACTCGCCGCCCAATACGACCATATCCCCTCCGCCACCATCAAGGAATGGCAACACGCCTCCATGATCCAATGGATGTGGGAAAGCTACCAGATCACCGCGCGTCTGTATACCGAGGTCGACCAGATGAAAAACCGCACCGTCCCCGACGCCTACTACGACGCCCATATACCCATCGTCAAGGAAAGGATACAGATGGCGGGGATCCGCCTGGCGGGGTTGCTCAATCAAATCTTTAGCGGGCACTTTGTGGCGCCGGCAGTGCCGGCGGTATCTGTTGCGGCGCCCGCCGCCGCTCCTGCCTCGGCCGCTTCGGCCACTGCCCCCGCCGTCGTGTCGGCCGCTTCCGGCCCCTATTGCGACAAAGTCTACGGCGGCCGCTACTTCGACAACTCCGGTATGACCCTCCTCAACCTCGGCGGCGAATATCCCAACCAAAAGATGACCGTCGTCATCCGCGGGGAGGACCGCTCCAAGTTCAAGGACGCCCCCGAAACGTTTTATATGGGAAAACAGATCTGCGTCACCGGCAAACAGGAAATGTACAAGGGCCGGCCGGAGATCGTGGTTACGGACCCTTCTCAGATTACGGTGCAATAA